A DNA window from Anastrepha obliqua isolate idAnaObli1 chromosome 5, idAnaObli1_1.0, whole genome shotgun sequence contains the following coding sequences:
- the LOC129247455 gene encoding uncharacterized protein LOC129247455: MDLSSSEFAKESTGALCVKLAPNSVGLSVEPVNSNILENDEEDGEDFSGESSDDYIPETDEEEDSLEGKIEKSSVKQHEVLCEIAEESNGENVELKVTRKRKRKSQLWMQNKRKSDRSQGKAYVTKSDKVIKERLPKPADCSCHHNADYWSLGDYCKQRLFLSNNIKVEKCKRTLTRESRRSNTLKYFLNDKQVCKKFFLNTLHVSDCAISVLAKKKNQREFVDMRGKHGMQRKVDEEIANLIKEHIESFPAVESHYTRAKSQRLYLSSDLTITKMYNLFKERHPDLSVKEHMYRHIFCNNYNYSFHHPKKDTCSTCEMFKNTEDKASIQKSYDEHLANKAQARLHKDADKELSKNNSNIKVFTFDLQSVLLTQCSNVSTLYYSRKFATYNNTFYDLASGAGYCFLWDENHGHRGSEEIGTTLLKMLNNLPESVTNSVFRLLWRTE, translated from the exons ATGGATTTGTCAAGCTCTG AATTTGCGAAGGAATCAACAGGAGCCCTATGTGTGAAACTTGCTCCAAACTCTGTTGGATTATCTGTGGAACCAGTTAATTCaaatatattggaaaatgaCGAAGAGGATGGAGAAGATTTTTCAGGTGAATCGTCAGATGATTATATTCCAGAAACGGATGAAGAGGAGGATAGTCTCGaggggaaaattgaaaaatcttcgGTAAAGCAACATGAAGTGCTCTGCGAAATCGCGGAAGAAAGCAATGGTGAAAATGTTGAATTGAAAGTAACACGAAAAAGAAAG CGTAAGAGCCAGCTTTGGATGCAGAACAAAAGAAAGAGCGACAGGAGTCAAGGAAAGGCTTATGTTACAAAGAGTGATAAAGTAATTAAGGAACGTTTACCGAAGCCCGCTGATTGCAGCTGTCATCACAATGCAGACTATTGGAGTTTGGGCGATTACTGCAAGCAACGTCTATTCCTTAGTAATAACATAAAAGTGGAAAAGTGCAAGAGGACATTAACGAGAGAATCACGCCGGTCGAACACTCTAAAATACTTTCTAAATGACAAACAGGTCTGTAAAAAgttctttttaaatactttacaCGTGTCAGACTGCGCGATATCTGTATTAGCCAAAAAAAAGAATCAAAGAGAATTTGTTGACATGAGGGGTAAACACGGAATGCAAAGAAAAGTAGACGAGGAGATAGCAAATCTTATTAAAGAGCACATAGAGTCATTTCCAGCAGTAGAAAGCCACTATACTCGAGCAAAGTCCCAACGCCTTTATCTGAGCTCAGACCTaacaattacaaaaatgtataactTATTTAAAGAACGCCACCCAGACCTCTCAGTTAAAGAACATATGTATCGCCacatattttgtaataattacAATTATTCATTCCATCATCCAAAAAAGGACACATGCTCAACATGCGAAATGTTCAAAAATACAGAGGACAAGGCttcaatacaaaaatcatatgatGAACACTTAGCAAATAAAGCCCAGGCAAGACTCCACAAAGATGCTGACAAGGAGTTATCTAAAAATAACAGTAATATAAAAGTATTTACTTTTGACTTACAATCAGTGCTATTGACACAATGTAGCAATGTAAGCACCTTGTATTACAGTCGAAAGTTCGCCACATACAACAACACATTTTACGATTTAGCTAGTGGAGCTGGATATTGTTTCCTGTGGGATGAAAACCATGGTCACCGTGGGTCAGAGGAAATTGGAAccactttattaaaaatgctgaaCAATTTACCCGAATCAGTAACGAATTCTGTATTCAGACTGCTGTGGAGGACAGAATAG